A single window of Agromyces aureus DNA harbors:
- a CDS encoding DNA-formamidopyrimidine glycosylase family protein, producing MPEGDTVFRAAARLHAALAGSELVRTDFRVPRFAAADLSGERVEEVVSRGKHLLIRTPAWSIHSHLKMEGEWRVVRPGERWPKPAHLARVVLETPDATAIGFELGLLEVLARADEAATLEYLGPDLLGPDWDADEAVRRLAARPDVPIAVALLDQRNLAGLGNVYANELCFLRGLRPQRAVMAVPDLPAVVALGRRLIVANRDRSARVTTGVDRRGQRLWVYGRAGESCRRCGTRIERGQLGRTELEERVTYWCPSCQT from the coding sequence ATGCCAGAGGGTGACACGGTCTTCCGGGCTGCCGCCCGACTGCACGCGGCGCTCGCCGGATCCGAGCTCGTGCGCACCGACTTCCGCGTGCCGCGGTTCGCCGCGGCCGACCTCTCGGGTGAACGCGTCGAGGAGGTCGTCTCCCGCGGCAAGCATCTGCTCATCCGAACGCCGGCGTGGAGCATCCACTCGCACCTGAAGATGGAGGGCGAGTGGCGCGTGGTGCGGCCGGGGGAGCGTTGGCCCAAACCCGCGCATCTCGCCCGCGTCGTGCTCGAGACGCCAGACGCCACGGCGATCGGCTTCGAACTCGGACTCCTCGAGGTGCTCGCGCGCGCCGACGAGGCTGCGACCCTCGAGTACCTCGGTCCGGACCTGCTCGGCCCCGACTGGGATGCCGACGAGGCCGTGCGCCGACTGGCGGCCCGCCCCGACGTGCCGATCGCGGTCGCGCTGCTCGACCAGCGGAACCTCGCCGGCCTCGGCAACGTGTACGCCAATGAGCTGTGCTTCCTCCGCGGTCTCCGACCGCAGCGCGCGGTGATGGCCGTGCCCGACCTGCCGGCGGTCGTCGCCCTCGGCCGTCGACTCATCGTCGCGAACCGCGATCGGTCGGCGCGAGTGACGACCGGCGTCGATCGCCGCGGGCAGCGATTGTGGGTCTACGGGCGCGCCGGGGAGTCGTGCCGTCGCTGCGGCACCCGCATCGAGCGCGGCCAGCTGGGCCGCACCGAGCTCGAGGAGCGCGTGACGTACTGGTGTCCCAGCTGCCAGACCTGA
- a CDS encoding ATP-dependent helicase: MDALEVFSDATRTWFAESFRAPTAVQSAAWQAIGRGAHALVVAPTGSGKTLSAFLSAIDRLHSESPTAEPGQRPSGERSPEPRPPGTRVLYLSPLKALGVDVERNLRAPLTGIARVSERLGVEPPHVSVGVRSGDTPANERRAMLRTPPDILITTPESLFLMLTSQARETLRTVETVIVDEIHAVAATKRGAHLALSLERLDALLPKPAQRIGLSATVRPVEEVARFLCASAPVEIVAPPSEKQFDLRVVVPVEDMAQLPASDDATGSIWPHVEEAILEKVLAHRSSIVFANSRRLAERLTARLNELALEASEREALLVAAVTSGPPAAVMAQSGQTAGAPPLLARAHHGSVSKEQRAEIEDDLKSGRLRCVVATSSLELGIDMGAVDLVVQVESPPSVSSGLQRLGRAGHQVGEVSRGVIFPKQRADLVHAAVTSERMLAGAIETMRVPSNPLDILAQQTIAAAALDELDVDAWFDAVRRAAPFGSLPRSAYEATLDLLAGRYPSDRFGELRPRLVWDREANTLVGRPGAQRLAVTSGGTIPDRGMFGVFLVGEESGGRRVGELDEEMVYESRVGDVFALGATSWRIQEITFDRVNVVPAFGQPGRVPFWKGDGLGRPAELGRALGAFMREIAAADESAARDRVAAAGLDDFAARNLVTFLADQAKATGHVPSDRTLVVERTRDELGDWRVILHSPFGMPVHAPWALAIAARVRERHGVDGAAVAADDGIIVRIPDTGIDPPGADLFVFEPDELEQLVTEEVGGSALFASRFRECAARALLLPNYKPGRRSPLWQQRQRSAQLLEVASAFPTFPIILETVREVLQDVYDVPALVELARDVAARRVRLVETTTDSPSPFASSLLFGYVGAFMYEGDSPLAERRAAALAIDTALLGELLGRVELRELLDPGVIATTERELQRLAEDRRVRGTEGVADALRWLGPLTTAELAERVQAETDPAAAVEELVAARRAVRLTFAGREHVAAIEDVGRLRDALGVPVPPGVAVAFAEHVGDPLGDLVSRFARTHGPFAAEEVAERFGIGVAVAKGALRRLADERRVVEGEFRPNGTSTEWCDAEVLRKIRRRSLAALRHEVEPVPQPVLARFLPEWQHIGRPLKGIDGVLSVVEQLEGVRLPASAWESLVLPSRVSDYSPAMLDELMATGEVVWAGSGSLAGDDGWVTLHLAESAPLTLDPPVGVETTALQREVLVALGSGGAYFFRQLSDAVGRFGTLDGPANDEEFVEALWGLVWAGLVTNDTFAPVRSLISGGRSAHRTTRPAPRSRMMRGRSMPRASSAVMRSGPPSVAGRWSILPVPDSDATRRAHALAETMLDRHGLVTRGTVVAEGVLGGFALLYRTLSGFEESGRARRGYFVEGLGAAQFAGPGAVDRLRGFADRDERPNAARTVHVLAATDPANAYGAALPWPDPPGESSHRAARKAGALVVVADGELVAYVERGGKTMLAYVDDEAVLRQAADAIAALVRTGRVRRLAVESVNGAFVLGTSFGDALRAAGFGETPKGLRLDARG; the protein is encoded by the coding sequence GTGGACGCGCTCGAGGTCTTCTCCGATGCCACGCGAACGTGGTTCGCGGAGTCCTTCCGCGCGCCGACCGCCGTGCAGTCGGCCGCGTGGCAGGCGATCGGGCGCGGCGCGCACGCGCTCGTCGTCGCGCCGACCGGCTCGGGCAAGACGCTCTCGGCGTTCCTGTCGGCCATCGACCGGTTGCATAGCGAGTCGCCGACGGCAGAGCCGGGGCAGCGACCGTCGGGGGAGCGTTCGCCGGAGCCACGTCCGCCGGGGACTCGCGTGCTCTACCTGTCGCCGCTGAAGGCGCTCGGCGTCGACGTGGAGCGCAACCTTCGAGCGCCGCTGACGGGCATCGCGCGCGTGTCCGAGCGGCTCGGCGTCGAGCCGCCGCACGTGAGCGTCGGCGTCAGGTCGGGCGACACCCCGGCGAACGAGCGCCGGGCGATGCTGCGCACGCCCCCCGACATCCTCATCACGACGCCCGAGTCGTTGTTCCTCATGCTCACCTCGCAGGCGCGCGAGACGCTGCGCACGGTCGAGACGGTGATCGTCGACGAGATCCACGCGGTCGCCGCGACCAAGCGCGGTGCGCATCTCGCGCTCTCGCTCGAGCGCCTCGACGCGCTGCTGCCGAAGCCCGCGCAACGCATCGGGCTCTCGGCGACCGTGCGACCCGTCGAAGAGGTCGCACGGTTCCTGTGCGCGAGTGCGCCGGTCGAGATCGTCGCGCCGCCGAGCGAGAAGCAGTTCGACCTTCGCGTCGTCGTCCCGGTCGAAGACATGGCGCAGCTGCCCGCGAGCGACGACGCGACGGGTTCGATCTGGCCGCACGTCGAGGAGGCGATCCTCGAGAAGGTGCTCGCGCATCGTTCGTCGATCGTGTTCGCGAACTCCCGGCGCCTCGCCGAACGGCTGACGGCGCGGCTCAACGAGCTCGCACTCGAGGCCTCCGAGCGCGAGGCGCTCCTGGTGGCGGCCGTCACGAGCGGCCCGCCCGCCGCGGTCATGGCGCAGTCGGGGCAGACGGCCGGCGCACCGCCGCTGCTCGCTCGGGCGCACCACGGCTCGGTCAGCAAGGAGCAGCGCGCCGAGATCGAGGACGACCTGAAGAGCGGGCGGCTGCGATGCGTCGTCGCCACGTCGAGCCTCGAGCTCGGCATCGACATGGGCGCGGTCGACCTCGTCGTGCAGGTCGAGTCGCCGCCGTCGGTCTCGAGCGGGCTCCAGCGGCTCGGCCGAGCGGGCCACCAGGTCGGCGAGGTCTCGCGCGGCGTCATCTTCCCGAAGCAGCGCGCCGATCTCGTGCACGCGGCGGTTACGAGCGAGCGCATGCTCGCCGGGGCGATCGAGACCATGCGCGTGCCGTCGAATCCGCTCGACATCCTGGCCCAGCAGACGATCGCCGCCGCGGCGCTCGACGAACTCGACGTCGATGCCTGGTTCGATGCCGTGCGACGTGCGGCCCCGTTCGGGTCGTTGCCCCGCTCGGCGTACGAGGCGACGCTCGACCTGCTCGCGGGCCGCTACCCGTCCGACCGGTTCGGCGAGCTCCGTCCTCGCCTCGTCTGGGATCGCGAGGCGAACACGCTCGTCGGCAGGCCGGGGGCGCAACGGCTCGCGGTCACGAGCGGCGGCACCATTCCCGACCGCGGCATGTTCGGCGTCTTCCTCGTGGGCGAGGAGTCCGGCGGTCGCCGCGTCGGCGAGCTCGACGAGGAGATGGTCTACGAGTCGCGCGTCGGCGACGTGTTCGCCCTGGGGGCCACGAGCTGGCGCATCCAGGAGATCACGTTCGACCGCGTCAACGTGGTGCCCGCGTTCGGGCAGCCGGGCCGGGTGCCGTTCTGGAAGGGCGACGGCCTCGGCCGACCGGCAGAGCTCGGCCGCGCGCTCGGCGCCTTCATGCGCGAGATCGCGGCGGCCGACGAGTCCGCCGCGCGCGACCGGGTGGCCGCGGCCGGGCTCGACGACTTCGCGGCACGAAATCTCGTGACCTTCCTCGCCGATCAGGCGAAGGCGACCGGCCATGTTCCCTCCGATCGCACGCTCGTGGTCGAGCGCACGCGTGACGAACTCGGCGACTGGCGGGTCATCCTGCACTCGCCCTTCGGCATGCCCGTGCACGCGCCATGGGCGCTCGCGATCGCGGCGCGCGTGCGTGAACGGCACGGCGTCGACGGGGCCGCGGTCGCCGCCGACGACGGCATCATCGTGCGCATCCCCGACACGGGCATCGATCCGCCCGGAGCCGACCTGTTCGTGTTCGAGCCCGACGAGCTCGAGCAGCTCGTCACCGAGGAGGTCGGTGGTTCGGCTCTCTTCGCGAGCCGGTTCCGCGAGTGCGCGGCACGTGCGCTGCTGCTGCCCAACTACAAGCCGGGCCGGCGCTCGCCGCTGTGGCAGCAGCGTCAGCGTTCGGCGCAGCTGCTCGAGGTCGCGAGCGCATTCCCGACGTTCCCGATCATCCTCGAGACCGTCCGCGAGGTGCTCCAGGACGTCTACGACGTGCCGGCGCTGGTCGAGCTGGCCAGGGATGTCGCGGCGCGCCGGGTGCGCCTGGTCGAGACGACGACCGACTCGCCGAGTCCCTTCGCGAGCTCGCTGCTGTTCGGCTACGTCGGCGCGTTCATGTACGAGGGCGACTCGCCGCTCGCCGAGCGACGGGCTGCGGCGCTCGCGATCGACACGGCGCTGCTCGGCGAGCTCCTCGGTCGGGTCGAGCTGCGAGAGCTCCTCGATCCGGGCGTCATCGCGACGACCGAGCGCGAGCTGCAGCGCCTGGCCGAAGACCGCCGAGTGCGCGGCACGGAGGGCGTCGCCGACGCGCTGCGGTGGCTCGGGCCGCTGACGACGGCCGAGCTCGCCGAGCGCGTGCAGGCCGAGACCGATCCGGCCGCCGCGGTCGAGGAGCTCGTTGCGGCACGGCGGGCCGTGCGCCTGACGTTCGCCGGTCGCGAGCACGTCGCGGCCATCGAAGACGTCGGGCGCCTCCGCGACGCGCTGGGCGTGCCAGTGCCGCCCGGTGTGGCGGTCGCGTTCGCCGAGCACGTCGGTGATCCGCTGGGCGACCTGGTGAGCCGCTTCGCACGAACCCATGGGCCGTTCGCCGCCGAGGAGGTCGCCGAACGGTTCGGCATCGGCGTCGCGGTGGCCAAGGGCGCGCTGCGGCGGCTGGCCGACGAGCGTCGGGTCGTCGAGGGGGAGTTCCGCCCGAACGGCACGTCGACCGAGTGGTGCGACGCCGAGGTGCTCCGCAAGATCCGGCGGCGGTCGCTCGCCGCGCTCCGTCACGAGGTCGAGCCCGTGCCCCAGCCGGTGCTCGCGCGATTCCTGCCCGAGTGGCAGCACATCGGCCGCCCGCTGAAGGGCATCGACGGCGTGCTGTCGGTCGTCGAGCAGCTCGAGGGTGTGCGCCTCCCGGCATCCGCATGGGAGTCGCTCGTGCTGCCTTCGCGCGTGTCCGACTACAGTCCGGCGATGCTCGACGAGCTCATGGCCACCGGCGAGGTCGTGTGGGCCGGGTCCGGCTCGCTCGCGGGCGACGACGGGTGGGTGACGCTGCACCTCGCGGAGTCCGCGCCGCTGACGCTCGATCCGCCGGTCGGCGTCGAGACCACGGCCCTGCAGCGCGAGGTGCTCGTCGCACTGGGGTCGGGCGGCGCGTACTTCTTCCGGCAGCTCTCCGACGCGGTCGGTCGGTTCGGCACGCTCGACGGTCCCGCCAACGACGAGGAGTTCGTCGAAGCCCTCTGGGGCCTCGTCTGGGCAGGACTCGTGACGAACGACACCTTCGCCCCCGTCCGCTCGCTCATCTCCGGCGGCCGCAGCGCGCACCGCACGACGCGGCCGGCGCCGCGTTCGCGCATGATGCGCGGCCGGTCGATGCCGCGCGCGTCGTCGGCCGTGATGCGATCGGGTCCGCCGTCGGTCGCCGGCCGGTGGTCGATCCTGCCCGTGCCCGACTCCGATGCCACCCGTCGCGCGCACGCGCTCGCCGAGACCATGCTCGACCGGCACGGACTCGTGACCCGCGGCACGGTCGTCGCCGAGGGCGTGCTCGGCGGGTTCGCCCTGCTCTACCGAACGCTCAGCGGCTTCGAGGAGTCCGGCCGAGCACGCCGCGGCTACTTCGTCGAGGGTCTCGGCGCCGCCCAGTTCGCGGGGCCTGGCGCCGTCGACCGACTGCGCGGATTCGCCGACCGCGACGAGCGCCCGAACGCGGCGCGCACCGTGCACGTGCTCGCGGCGACCGATCCGGCGAACGCCTACGGTGCGGCCCTGCCGTGGCCCGATCCGCCGGGCGAGAGCTCGCATCGCGCCGCGCGCAAGGCCGGCGCACTCGTCGTGGTCGCCGACGGCGAGCTCGTGGCCTACGTCGAACGGGGTGGCAAGACGATGCTCGCCTACGTCGACGACGAGGCCGTGCTGCGGCAGGCCGCCGATGCCATCGCCGCGCTCGTGCGAACCGGACGCGTGCGTCGGCTGGCCGTCGAATCCGTCAACGGCGCGTTCGTGCTCGGCACGTCGTTCGGCGACGCCCTGAGGGCCGCCGGCTTCGGCGAGACGCCGAAGGGACTCCGGCTCGATGCCAGAGGGTGA
- a CDS encoding pyridoxal phosphate-dependent decarboxylase family protein encodes MPGPADEFHRPLDAAARLARDWLDALPDRPIAPTTGIDDVKDALGRELADDGIDATEVVEALSAAVEPGLIAMQSPRFFGWVIGGTAPAPLAADWLVTAWDQNAALREVTPGVNAAEELAAEWTCDLLGLPDGTVAGFTTGATTANLVALAAARHAVLGRVGWDDAVDGIQGAPRIRVFAGDEHHPSVDVALRWLGLGRPIDVASDDQGRMRPGELGAALAASLAEGPGAGGPAIVCLQAGNIHSGASDPFEECIAIAHEAGAWVHVDGAFGLWAAASGRLRHLVAGAELADSWATDAHKTLNVPYDAGIVAVADPAPLVAAMTMHAAYLPAAATGIDAADRVLELSRRARGVPTYAALRTLGRSGVAALVDGLAVSALALADGLRRMDGVEVLNDVVFTQVCAGFEGRDVAAIARALDDDGVALAHPSTWRGRDVLRFSVSNRATDAAAVASALDAVRRVLAR; translated from the coding sequence ATGCCCGGACCCGCCGACGAGTTCCACCGGCCGCTCGACGCCGCCGCGCGGCTCGCACGCGACTGGCTCGACGCGCTGCCCGACCGGCCGATCGCGCCGACCACCGGCATCGACGACGTGAAGGACGCGCTCGGGCGCGAACTCGCCGACGACGGCATCGACGCGACCGAGGTCGTCGAGGCGCTGAGCGCGGCCGTCGAACCGGGCCTCATCGCGATGCAGTCGCCGCGGTTCTTCGGCTGGGTGATCGGGGGCACCGCGCCCGCGCCCCTCGCCGCCGACTGGCTCGTCACGGCATGGGACCAGAACGCCGCGCTCCGGGAGGTGACGCCGGGTGTCAACGCGGCCGAGGAGCTCGCGGCCGAGTGGACGTGCGACCTGCTCGGCCTGCCCGACGGCACGGTCGCCGGCTTCACGACCGGGGCGACGACCGCGAACCTCGTCGCGCTGGCGGCGGCCCGTCACGCCGTGCTGGGGCGGGTCGGGTGGGACGACGCGGTCGACGGCATCCAGGGCGCGCCGCGCATCCGCGTGTTCGCGGGCGACGAGCATCATCCGTCGGTGGATGTCGCGCTCCGCTGGCTCGGTCTCGGCAGGCCGATCGACGTCGCGAGCGACGACCAGGGGCGCATGCGGCCCGGCGAGCTCGGGGCGGCACTCGCGGCGTCGCTCGCGGAGGGCCCTGGCGCCGGCGGCCCCGCGATCGTGTGCCTGCAGGCGGGCAACATCCACTCCGGGGCATCCGACCCGTTCGAGGAGTGCATCGCGATCGCGCACGAGGCCGGCGCGTGGGTGCACGTCGACGGCGCCTTCGGACTGTGGGCGGCGGCGAGCGGGCGGCTGCGCCACCTCGTGGCGGGGGCGGAGCTGGCCGACTCCTGGGCGACCGACGCGCACAAGACGCTCAACGTGCCCTACGACGCCGGCATCGTCGCGGTCGCCGATCCGGCACCGCTCGTGGCCGCGATGACGATGCACGCCGCCTACCTGCCGGCCGCCGCGACCGGCATCGACGCGGCCGACCGGGTGCTCGAGCTCTCGCGTCGGGCGCGCGGGGTGCCCACCTACGCGGCGCTGCGCACGCTGGGGCGCTCGGGCGTCGCCGCTCTCGTCGACGGGCTCGCCGTCTCGGCGCTCGCGCTCGCCGACGGACTGCGCCGCATGGACGGCGTCGAGGTGCTGAACGACGTCGTGTTCACGCAGGTCTGCGCCGGGTTCGAGGGCCGCGACGTGGCGGCGATCGCACGCGCCCTCGACGACGACGGCGTCGCGCTCGCGCATCCCTCGACCTGGCGGGGCCGCGACGTGCTGCGGTTCTCGGTCAGCAATCGGGCGACGGATGCCGCAGCCGTCGCCTCGGCACTCGACGCCGTCCGTCGGGTGCTGGCGCGCTGA
- a CDS encoding SseB family protein yields the protein MIPDHLAAGGRADSAGTPWAGRSFEQNAHAQDDGSAPPHLVAALARFRAGDGGKVDVVQAFATSRLLIPLLAELGDGGTEIGEHGHAIEKSQELSIVTVQGPDGRAVLPVFSSVDAMRRWNPIARPVPADGVRVALAAADDGTDRVVLDPGSETEFGLRRAAVWSVAQSHDWRPASESEPIREAFARSISSELAVLGVELVDGDPDARLVGPELVVELELVAGLERGDLDAVLARLAQRWAADDVIAMGADSLKVRLRAAS from the coding sequence ATGATCCCCGACCATCTGGCGGCCGGAGGTCGCGCGGACTCGGCGGGCACGCCGTGGGCCGGCCGGTCGTTCGAGCAGAATGCGCACGCGCAGGACGACGGCAGCGCGCCGCCGCACCTCGTCGCCGCACTGGCGCGGTTCCGGGCGGGCGACGGGGGCAAGGTCGACGTCGTGCAGGCGTTCGCGACCTCGCGGCTGCTGATCCCGCTGCTCGCCGAACTCGGCGACGGCGGCACCGAGATCGGCGAGCACGGGCACGCGATCGAGAAGAGCCAGGAGCTCTCGATCGTCACCGTGCAGGGGCCCGACGGCCGTGCCGTGCTGCCCGTGTTCAGCTCGGTCGACGCGATGCGGCGCTGGAATCCGATCGCACGCCCGGTTCCGGCCGACGGCGTGCGCGTCGCACTCGCGGCGGCCGACGACGGCACCGACCGGGTCGTGCTGGATCCCGGGTCCGAGACCGAGTTCGGGCTGCGGCGGGCCGCCGTGTGGTCGGTCGCGCAGAGCCACGACTGGCGCCCGGCCTCCGAGTCCGAGCCGATCCGCGAGGCATTCGCACGGTCGATCTCGAGCGAGCTCGCGGTGCTCGGGGTCGAACTCGTCGACGGCGACCCCGACGCGCGCCTCGTCGGACCCGAGCTCGTGGTCGAGCTCGAGCTCGTCGCCGGGTTGGAGCGGGGAGACCTCGACGCGGTGCTCGCACGCCTGGCGCAGCGCTGGGCGGCCGACGACGTCATCGCGATGGGCGCGGACTCGCTCAAGGTCCGCCTGCGCGCGGCATCCTGA
- the priA gene encoding bifunctional 1-(5-phosphoribosyl)-5-((5-phosphoribosylamino)methylideneamino)imidazole-4-carboxamide isomerase/phosphoribosylanthranilate isomerase PriA, with product MSEFNKTPRLVLLPAVDVAGGKAVRLTQGEAGTETNYGDPIDAAVDWADQGAEWIHLVDLDAAFGRGSNGGILKKAIRQVRGRVNVELSGGIRDDESLEHALEIGAKRINLGTAALENPEWAASVIAQYGEAIAVGLDVRGTTLAARGWTKDGGDLWQVMDRLEEAGAARYVVTDVTKDGTLQGPNLDLLRQVMDRTHRPVVASGGISSLDDIAALRELVPLGLEGAIVGKALYAGAFTLPEALDVASH from the coding sequence ATGAGCGAGTTCAACAAGACCCCCCGCCTGGTGCTGCTGCCGGCGGTCGATGTCGCGGGCGGCAAGGCCGTGCGACTCACCCAGGGTGAAGCCGGTACCGAGACGAACTACGGCGACCCGATCGATGCGGCCGTGGACTGGGCCGATCAGGGCGCCGAGTGGATCCACCTCGTCGACCTCGACGCGGCCTTCGGGCGCGGCTCCAACGGCGGCATCCTGAAGAAGGCCATCCGACAGGTGCGCGGTCGCGTGAACGTCGAGCTGTCTGGCGGCATCCGCGACGACGAGTCGCTCGAGCACGCGCTCGAGATCGGCGCCAAGCGCATCAACCTCGGCACCGCGGCCCTCGAGAACCCCGAGTGGGCCGCCTCCGTCATCGCGCAGTACGGCGAGGCGATCGCGGTCGGACTCGACGTGCGCGGCACCACGCTCGCGGCACGCGGCTGGACGAAGGACGGCGGCGACCTCTGGCAGGTCATGGACCGCCTCGAAGAGGCCGGCGCCGCCCGGTACGTCGTGACCGACGTCACGAAGGACGGCACGCTCCAGGGCCCGAACCTCGACCTGCTGCGCCAGGTCATGGATCGCACGCACCGGCCGGTCGTGGCCTCCGGCGGCATCTCGAGCCTCGATGACATCGCCGCGCTCCGCGAACTCGTGCCGCTCGGCCTCGAGGGCGCGATCGTCGGCAAGGCGCTGTACGCGGGCGCGTTCACGCTGCCCGAGGCGCTGGATGTCGCGTCCCACTGA
- the hisH gene encoding imidazole glycerol phosphate synthase subunit HisH, producing the protein MSRTPRVVVLDYGSGNVHSAAKAVERAGAEVEVTSDRTAALEADGLLVPGVGAFKAVMDQLKSVRGDEIIDRRLAGGRHVLGICVGMQVLFERGVERGTDTEGLGEWPGIVTELPAPVLPHMGWNTVAPDEDSVLFEGIGDERFYFVHSYAAQQWSLDVMPPFPKPRLTWAEHGGPFLAAVENGPLSATQFHPEKSADAGIRLLSNWLRSLG; encoded by the coding sequence GTGAGCCGAACGCCGCGCGTGGTCGTGCTCGACTACGGCTCCGGCAACGTGCACTCGGCCGCGAAGGCGGTCGAGCGCGCCGGCGCCGAGGTCGAGGTCACGTCCGACCGCACGGCGGCGCTCGAGGCCGACGGCTTGCTCGTGCCGGGCGTCGGCGCGTTCAAGGCCGTCATGGACCAGCTGAAGTCGGTTCGCGGCGACGAGATCATCGACCGCAGGCTCGCAGGCGGGCGCCACGTGCTCGGCATCTGCGTCGGCATGCAGGTGCTCTTCGAGCGCGGCGTCGAGCGCGGCACCGACACCGAGGGTCTCGGCGAGTGGCCGGGGATCGTCACCGAGCTGCCGGCGCCCGTGCTGCCGCACATGGGCTGGAACACCGTCGCGCCTGACGAGGACTCGGTGCTGTTCGAGGGCATCGGCGACGAGCGCTTCTACTTCGTGCACTCGTACGCCGCGCAGCAGTGGAGCCTCGACGTCATGCCGCCGTTCCCGAAGCCGCGACTCACCTGGGCCGAGCACGGCGGGCCGTTCCTCGCCGCGGTCGAGAACGGGCCGCTGTCGGCGACCCAGTTCCACCCCGAGAAGTCGGCGGACGCCGGCATCCGACTGCTGTCGAACTGGCTGCGGTCGCTCGGCTGA
- the hisB gene encoding imidazoleglycerol-phosphate dehydratase HisB, which produces MTTSNGSRTARVQRETSESSIDLSIDLDGTGVSDIETSVPFYDHLLTAFAKHSLTDLTVRASGDTHIDVHHTVEDVGIVLGQAIRQALGDKRGISRYGDALVPLDEALVQAVVDISGRPYLVHTGEPAGFEYHLIGGHFTGSMVRHVFEAITFNAGLTVHVTVLGGRDAHHIAEAEFKAFARAFRQAKAYDPLVSGIPSTKGAL; this is translated from the coding sequence ATGACCACTTCGAACGGTTCGCGCACCGCGCGCGTGCAGCGCGAGACGAGCGAGTCGAGCATCGACCTCTCGATCGACCTCGACGGCACGGGCGTGAGCGACATCGAGACCTCGGTGCCGTTCTACGACCACCTGCTCACGGCGTTCGCGAAGCACTCGCTCACCGACCTCACGGTGCGCGCCAGCGGCGACACCCACATCGATGTGCACCACACGGTCGAAGACGTCGGCATCGTGCTCGGCCAGGCGATCCGCCAGGCGCTCGGCGACAAGCGCGGCATCTCGCGCTACGGCGACGCGCTCGTGCCGCTCGACGAAGCGCTCGTGCAGGCCGTGGTCGACATCTCCGGCCGTCCGTACCTCGTGCACACCGGCGAGCCCGCCGGGTTCGAGTACCACCTCATCGGCGGCCACTTCACGGGATCGATGGTGCGGCACGTCTTCGAGGCGATCACCTTCAATGCAGGGCTGACCGTGCACGTGACCGTGCTCGGCGGGCGCGACGCGCACCACATCGCCGAGGCCGAGTTCAAGGCGTTCGCGCGCGCGTTCCGCCAGGCCAAGGCGTACGACCCGCTCGTGAGCGGGATCCCGTCGACGAAGGGCGCCCTGTGA
- a CDS encoding histidinol-phosphate transaminase, with amino-acid sequence MTSLDDLPIRDDLRGRAPYGAPQKSVPVALNVNENTHPIPEAVAHDIVARVAAAILQLNRYPDREFTDLRRAFAGYLGHSLDESNIWAANGSNEVLQHVLQAFGGPGRTALGFAPTYSMYGLLSAGTGTEWIGAPRDAEFELTPETAVAAVREHDPDIVILCAPNNPTGTPLSIETITAVADAARGIVVVDEAYHEFADPGTPSALTLLEDRPRLVVSRTMSKAFAFAGARVGYLAADPAVVDALRLVRLPYHLSALTQAAALGALAHSDQMLAMVDEIRGQRERIVAELDRLGFHAYRSGANFVLFGGVDDPHAVFEALLERGILIRDIGLPGCLRVTAGTETETTAFLEAIAAFAPASVV; translated from the coding sequence GTGACCTCCCTCGACGACCTGCCCATCCGCGACGACCTCCGCGGCCGCGCTCCGTACGGAGCACCGCAGAAGAGCGTGCCGGTCGCGCTCAACGTCAACGAGAACACGCATCCGATCCCCGAAGCGGTCGCCCACGACATCGTGGCCCGCGTCGCCGCCGCGATCCTGCAGCTGAACCGGTACCCCGACCGCGAGTTCACCGACCTCCGTCGCGCATTCGCGGGCTACCTCGGCCACAGCCTCGACGAATCGAACATCTGGGCCGCGAACGGTTCGAACGAGGTGCTCCAGCACGTGCTGCAGGCCTTCGGAGGCCCGGGTCGCACGGCACTCGGGTTCGCGCCCACCTATTCGATGTACGGCCTGCTCTCGGCCGGCACCGGCACCGAGTGGATCGGGGCGCCGCGCGATGCCGAGTTCGAGCTCACCCCCGAGACGGCCGTCGCAGCCGTTCGCGAGCACGACCCCGACATCGTGATCCTCTGCGCGCCGAACAACCCGACGGGCACCCCGCTGTCGATCGAGACGATCACGGCGGTCGCCGACGCGGCGCGCGGCATCGTCGTGGTCGACGAGGCGTACCACGAGTTCGCCGACCCCGGCACTCCGAGCGCGCTCACCTTGCTCGAAGACCGTCCACGTCTCGTCGTGTCGCGCACTATGAGCAAGGCGTTCGCCTTCGCGGGCGCGCGTGTCGGCTACCTGGCCGCAGACCCGGCCGTCGTCGACGCGCTGCGTCTCGTGCGCCTGCCGTACCACCTGTCGGCCCTCACGCAGGCGGCAGCGCTCGGCGCGCTCGCGCACTCCGACCAGATGCTCGCGATGGTCGACGAGATCCGCGGGCAGCGCGAGCGCATCGTCGCCGAGCTCGACCGCCTGGGGTTCCACGCGTACCGGAGCGGAGCGAACTTCGTGCTCTTCGGCGGCGTCGACGATCCGCACGCGGTCTTCGAGGCCTTGCTCGAACGCGGCATCCTGATCCGCGACATCGGCCTGCCCGGATGCCTCAGGGTCACCGCGGGGACCGAGACCGAGACGACCGCATTCCTCGAGGCGATCGCCGCGTTCGCGCCGGCATCCGTCGTCTGA